GTGATTGCTGTCAATTTTGGTGAAATGCAGCAAAATAAAGAGAGCCAGGCTTTCCGGATTACCCTGAAAAAAGGCCTCAACTCGGTACTCGACAAGACTGCGCTTTCCGAAGACCGGGTGGTTGAGAAAGAATTGCCCGGGATCACCCGGCTCGCCATCACAGGAGTGAGCTCGGGATTTGACAACGACGGTGGATGGATTGAGGTTACTACCACTCAGGAAGTGGACAAAGATCAGTTGGCAAAATACATTACTCTCAACCCCAAACCTTCCAAACTCAATTTTACCGTAAGTGAAGACCGGTTCCGGATAGAGGGCAAAATGGTGGCCGGCAGTATGATGGACTTTAAAATAAAATCGGGACTTCCCGGTCTGTATGGAGGCACGCTCGAAAATGATTTTACTCAAAATATTGTCCTCGCTGACCTTGAGCCGCGCTTGCGATTTGCAGATAAATATGGAACCTATCTCCTTCGAAGCGGCCTGAAAAATATCAATGTAGAAGGTACCAATGTCTCCAACGCAAAAATGCGCGTGTACCAGGTTTTCAAAAATAATCTCCTGTTTTTCTTCTACAACAACTACAGCTACAGCAACCGGTTTTACTCCTATTACCGGGAAAATGATTACGACGATGCCTCTTATTACGACGTGGATTATTATGGCAAATCGCTCTATGAGGCAGACATAGATTTTGAAGATGCGCGCAACAAAAGACAATCCCATACTATTAACCTGGAAAGCGCACTCAACAACCGGTTTAAGGGTATTTATATCGTCGAAGTAAGGTCCGAAGATGACTACTGGATGCAGGACGCCAAAATTGTCTCTGTCTCCGACCTTGGGCTGATTGCCCGCCACAGTGCGAATGAACTGCTGGTTTTTGTCAATTCCCTGAAAACAGCGGAGCCTGTTGCCGGTGTGAATATCAGCCTGATATCTGCCAATAACCAGACCCTCGTCAGCGGAACCACCGATGCCGAAGGTATTGTGCGTTTTCCCAACCTGCGCAAAGATGCCGAAGGTTTTGAGCCGAGAATGGTCACGGCAGAGCTGGGCGAAGATTTTAACTTTGTCGATCTGATGGCAACCCAGGTCGAAACTTCCCGCTACGATGTGGGGGGCAAATTTGTCGCAGATGACAATTATGATGCTTTTATCTATTCTGACCGGAATATTTTCAGACCTGGTGAAACCGCACACCTTTCTGCTGTATTGCGTACTGCCAGCCTCGAAACGGTAACAGATGTACCTGTTAACATCAAAGTCATTTCCCCGACAGGAAAAACCCTCGAATCCTATCAGAAAAAACTCAACGAACAAGGCTCTTTTGAGCTGGCAGTGGATATTCCGTCTTTTGCGCAGACCGGACAGTATGTGGCAGAACTTTATACCGGAAGTGATAAATTTTTGTCTTCCTACCGGTTTAGTGTGGAGGAATTTGTCCCGGATAAAATTCGTGTAAACCTCGCTGCAGACAAACAAACACTTGAACCAGGCACGCCGTTAAAAATAGAGGTTTCCTCTGAATATCTGTTTGGCACACCCGCAGCAGGGCATAAATACGAAATGGACGTTCGCCTTCGCCATCAGCCATTCAGGAGTAGTAAATTTCCCAATTACGATTTTGCCTCCTACAGCAATCAGGATTCCTATATGGATAATGATTTTTTTGAAGGAAAACTCAATGATGAAGGTAAGGCGACCATCACTTATAATTTCCCCGCGCAGATTCAGAGTGGCGGATTTGTCAAAGGAACCGCTTCTGTAAGCGTGTTTGATGTTACCGGGCGTACGGTCAGTCGTTCTGTTGATTTTAATGCATACCCCTCCAAATCATTTATCGGCATACGTTCTGCCGGTTATTACTTTGGTACAAATAAAGACCTCTCGTTTGATCTGGTAGCGGTAGGGCCTGACGATAAGCAGATCAGCAGCCTGGATGTGGAAGTCGAACTGGTGCGGATGGAATGGCGAACTGTTCTTGAAAAAAGCAATTACAGCGGGCAGTATCAGTACCGCTCGGTGAAAAAAGAAGTTTCAGAATGGAAAAAGCCACTGAAACTTTCCAGTACTTCCCAGGCCTATACCTTCCGGACAAATGAATCCGGTGAACATGAGTTGCGCATTTCCAAACGAGGCAGCAGCGATTATGTGAAGAAAAATTTCTATGCCTACCGATGGGGTGATGCGACTGCCTCTTCCTTTGAAATCAACAAAGAAGGGCAGGTGGAAATTATTCTGGATAAGAAGACCTACAAACCCGGCGAACAGGCAAAGGCCTTATTTGTGGCACCATTTACAGGGAAAATGCTTGTAACGATTGAGCGGGAAAAAGTCATGGAGCATTTTTATGTGGACATGGATAAAAATTCTCTGGAGATTCCCATTCCCCTCAATGATCAGTATGTGCCCAACGTCTATATTACAGCTACGCTTTTCCGCCCGCACAGTGCCGATGATAATGTGCCTTTCCTTGTCGGCCATGGCTATGCGACAGTAGAGGTAACGCAACCTTCAAATAAGCTGGAAGTATCTATCTCAGCCCCGGAAGGAAAAGTCAAACCCCGTACTACGCAGTATGTAACCGTAAAAGCAGGCGCCGGGCAGGATATATTTGTTACCCTTGCAGCGGTGGATGAAGGGATTCTTCAGGTTAAAAATTTTAAGACGCCCGATCCTTACGAATATATGTATGCGCGCCGCAGACTCTCTGTAGAGAGTTTTGATCTGTACCAATATCTTCTCCCTGAAATTGCTTCTGTCAGGTCTTCTCCGGCAGGCGGCGATGAAAATGAAAGCGCAAAAAGACTGAACCCCATCAAATCCAAACGGTTCCAACTGGTATCGCAATGGTCGGGAATCAAACGAACAAACAGCAGTGGAGAAGTTCGCATTCCTGTCGAAATACCTCAGTACAATGGAGAGATCAGGCTGATGGCAGTAGCATATCAGGGCAAAAGGTTTGGTTCGGCAGAAAAGGCGATGAAAGTCAGCGATGATGTCATCCTCCAGCCTTCGGTGCCTCGTTTTCTTACGGTCAATGACTCGCTCGTGATTCCGGTAACCGTGATGAATACAACTGCCAAAGCGGGTAATGTGAGTGTGAAGATGAATGTGGCGGGAACGATGAAGATATCTTCCAACTCTTCCCAAAGCGTAAATGTTCCGGCAAATGGCTCCGCTACGGCTCAGTTTGTGCTGCTTACCGGAAAAGAAACCGGTACAGGTAAACTCACCTTTGAGTCATCAGGACTGGATAATGTAAAAGAAGAAATTGAAATTGGTATTCGCCCCAGCGCTCCGTTTGTGGTGGAAAGCGAATGGAATACATTAAAAGCAGGCGAAACCAAAACCGTAAAAATCAATGAAAAATTCCTGGCAGGTACACGCACCACACACCTGACGATCAGTTCATTCCCTGCGGTAAAATTCAGCCAGCACCTCCGCTACCTTGTGGGTTATCCGCACGGATGCCTGGAGCAGACGACCTCGCAGTTGTTTCCTCAGTTGTATTTCAACGAACTGGCTTCCCTGGTTGCGGCTGACCTTTACAAAAGAGGCAATCCTGTCTATTATGTGAAGGAAGGTATCAAAAAACTGGAAGGCATGCAGCGGTACGACGGCTCGTTTAGCTATTGGTCAAACGGCACTTATTACAACTGGTGGGGTTCGGTGTATGCTACACATTTTCTTGTGGAGGCGGAAAAAGCCGGGTATGAAGTGGATAAAAATGTGCTAAACAAAGCCCTGGATTTTCTGTCGAAAAAGGCTGTGACGAAAAGCACATTTCAGTACGTGAGCTACAACGGCGATGTGCGGGCAACTTACCAGATTGCAGACAAAGAAATAGTCTATTCGCTCTATGTACTTTCTCTTGCCGGGCGTGCCGACGTTTCGACGATGAACTACTATCGCGCCCGTCCCGAGCTGCTTTCCGGCGACGCCAAATACCTGTTGGCGGGAGCTTTTGCCCTCAACAATAACTACAACGTTTACAACGAAATTCTGCCCAAAACCTTCGAACCAGAAGCTTGTCGCAGGACTTCAGGCGGAAGTTTTGACTCCGAGGTCAGGGCCAATGCCATTATGCTGAATGTGCTTTTGGATGTAGATCCTTCCAACAAACGCATTCCCCAAATGGTGAAATACCTGAGTGGAATGGGCGATAAGATCTGGTCTACCCAGGACAGGTCATGGACCTTCCTTGCCCTCGGCAAGGCGGCGGGCAAGCAGTCAGGCTCCGACGTCGATGTCGAGGTGCTGGTGGACGGAAAGTCCGTCCGCAAGATCACTTCGCGCAGCGAAAATATTCCCGCCGAACTCCTGAACGGAAAGGAAATCACTCTCAAAGCCACCGGAAGCGGGGAGACCTATGCCTTCTGGTCAACAGAAGGAGTACCGCTCAACGGAGTGAAAGAAGTGGACGACGGAATGTCGGTGCGCAGAACCTACTTCAGCCGGTTTGGCAACGAAACTACCACATTCAGTCAGGGCGACCTGATCGTAGCCGAAATCAGCCTGACAGGCGGAGAACAGAGTGTGGAGAATATCGTCATCTCAGACCTTGTACCGGCGGGATTTGAGATAGAAAACCCACGGATCAGCACATCTGCTGACCTCGTATGGGTCAACGAGGCGAAAGATCAGTTTACTCCCGCCTATATGGACGTGCGGGACGACAGGCTGATATTATTTACCGACCTCCCCGCCAAAAAGGTGCAGAAATATTACTATATGCTCCGCGTGGTAAATACCGGAACATTCCAGCTACCGGCAATAGGCGCAGAAGCGATGTATGACCCGGCGTACAAATCGTATCACGGAGCAGGTGTGGTGAGGGTAGGGCGATAGTTTAACTACTCAACCGCTCCACATCCTTTCGGATCTCAACGAGTACCTCTTCGATCTCTTTCGAAACTGATTCCACGTCGCCGGGGATTTTTTCCAGATTGCTGCGACTCTGGGTATCGAGTTCGATGGCTTTTAACTTCTCCACGATCCCATCCAGCCCCAGGTGACGGCTTGGTGGGATCATTTTATGAGCAGACATACTTACGGTGTCCCAGTCTGCGGCTGACGCACCCTTAGTCAGCTTTTCCAGATTGCTGGTCGCATTGGAAATAAAAATATTGAGCATGCTCACCACAAAAGTTTTGTCCTGGTTGGCGAGGTGAAACAGTTGGTCGAGGTTGTAGGTGTTTTGCCCTGTTGGGGAAAAAGACGGCTCTTCGGGTTGGTTTTTATTGCTCTCTACAGACATATCGTTTCCGTTAAGACCCAATAAACTAACAAGCCGGCCATAAAGTTCACTTTGATCAAAAGGTTTGAGAAGGTAGCCATTCATTCCATTGCTCTCAATGGTTTGAATTTCGGAAGGAGTTGCGGTAGCGGTAAGCGCCAGAATAGGGAGTTGTAACCTCAGCTGGTTTCTAATGTTTGAGGAAGTCTCAAATCCATCCATTTCAGGCATTTGAAGGTCCATCAGGATAAAGTCATAGGCTGGACTTCTGTCGAGATGAAACATTACCTCTTTGCCATTTTCGACGACATCTGCCAGTACGCCCCATTTGTCCATAATGGTTTTGATCAGCAGCCGGTTGTAGGGCTCATCGTCCGCAATCAGCGCCTTTTTACCGGTTAAGAGACCCGTTTGCCGGGCTTTGGCTGTGATAGTTTCCACGAGATCTGCTTCCGTACCCTGGGTAAATGGAATGCTCAACAAGACTTTTGTACCAATGCCTTCTTCACTGGTAACAGCTATTTCCCCATTCATCATTTCCGCCAGCTTTTTGGTGATGGAAAGTCCCAGGCCTGTGCCGCCATATTTGCGGGTGGTTGTATTGTCAGCCTGTTCAAAATCCATAAAAATTTTATCCATACTTTTCTGCGGAATACCCACACCGGTGTCTGCAACCTCAAATTTTAATATTTTCTGACCACTGGTTATATCTCCGGCAGAAACAGTAAGCCGCACTTCGCCTTCGAGGGTAAATTTGATCGCATTGCTGACAAGATTAAACAGCATTTGCTTTACGCGAAGAGGATCACCCTTCACTACTTCAGGAAGATCTCCTTGAGTTTCGCAAATCAGCGATATGCCTTTTGACGCTGCGCTATGAGAAAATGTATCTTTTACAGATTCGATTACCTGCGTGGGGCGAAATCCAATGGTTTCAAGTCGAAAATTTCCTGACTCAATTTTGGAGTAGTCGAGGATATCGTTGATCAGGCCCAGCAGGTATTTGGCAGAATTGCGGATAGGATTTAAAAATTTCCTTTGGTCATAGGTAAGTGGCGTCTCCGCCATCTGTTCTGCAAAACCAATGACTGCATTCATGGGCGTGCGAATTTCATGGCTCATATTGGCGAGAAACTCTTCTTTGGCCTTTCCCAGTTTTTCTGCGCGTGCTTTTTCCTTTACCAGTCCTGCCTGAAGCCGGTGATTGTGGTTCATGTCTGCATAAATGACCCCCAGCAAAAGCGCAAAAACAAAAATCAGGACAGATCCAAAAACTTTCAGTTGGAAAAGTGTTTTGTCAACTAATACACCAGCATCAACCACGATATTTCCTTTTTCTATTTCCTTTGCTTTGTTGAGTTTCTCAAACTCAACCCTGATACGGGTCATTTGTAAGTTCCCCCTTTCCGTAAGTTCAATAATGCTGTCCGTTAAAATACTCTGCCTGAAAGCTACTTCACTGATCTTATCATCTGTAGTTGCCTTGAGTTTTTCAATCTCTTTGGCGGGGATAACCTCTGTATTAAATTTGGGCTTGTAGGTAATGGAGTCATAGATAATGATCGTATCTGGCTCTGGCAGTTTGACGGGCGGCTCCTCCGTTATAATTTTTTTCTTCCGGCTTTTGGTCCGGAAAGAAATCCAGTTTCGTTTTGTCTTTTTGGTTTCTTCAGATGTATCCTCGGTTTCAGTAACTTCCTCTTCTTTTGTTTGAACCTGAGGTCTGGGTTTGATTTCAGGCACAGCAGAAATCAAAGACTCTTCCTTAAAATCTTTTTTGGAAAGTTCCTGAATCTGATCTTGAGTAAAATCAGTAAACATCTTGATAACCTCTCCCTTTTCGTCGCCAAGGTAAATGATGGAGTCATTGATGTTCATAAGTCCCAGAATCAGGTCATTGATAACATGAATCGCTTCTGACTGATTCGTATTCCCAACAGTGAATCTATCCAGATTTTTGAGTTTTAATAGAATGGCATCATTTTCCAGTTCATAGCTGCTCAGAGTTGCCGGTTCGCGGGTGAATGCGTAGTTTTTAACACTCTCGTTGCTTTTAATCAGCGATTTTTCCAGGCGGCCCAGTTCATTGTAGAAAGTATCCGGGTTAATGGCGATTTGAAGGCTGAATGCAAGGTCTTTTACATTGTTATAGGCAAAAAAACTCATGCTCGCCACAGCAGTAAGTGCAAGAATAAACCCCAACAGGATCGTGAGCCTTACTTTGGGATGGTTGTCTATTTCCTTTATTGCAGATTTCATTTGTACAAAAATACCAGAAAGC
The DNA window shown above is from Bacteroidia bacterium and carries:
- a CDS encoding alpha-2-macroglobulin, giving the protein MNLLKAITPALLSLLIVLTACNRDTVKVVDFSPQGEVQPLQSFTIEFSHALAPATQSDEWLSDAFVVFEPPIVGKFKWVSPQTLLFSPDQPLLPSQDYKASIDKKLVLGDSKLSGKFENFNFHTPYFDLSGVEFFWKKIPRSDHRLTVQANLMFPYPVEPAEVSKYLEVSIGGKPYTDFEVVSEQSTDVIAVNFGEMQQNKESQAFRITLKKGLNSVLDKTALSEDRVVEKELPGITRLAITGVSSGFDNDGGWIEVTTTQEVDKDQLAKYITLNPKPSKLNFTVSEDRFRIEGKMVAGSMMDFKIKSGLPGLYGGTLENDFTQNIVLADLEPRLRFADKYGTYLLRSGLKNINVEGTNVSNAKMRVYQVFKNNLLFFFYNNYSYSNRFYSYYRENDYDDASYYDVDYYGKSLYEADIDFEDARNKRQSHTINLESALNNRFKGIYIVEVRSEDDYWMQDAKIVSVSDLGLIARHSANELLVFVNSLKTAEPVAGVNISLISANNQTLVSGTTDAEGIVRFPNLRKDAEGFEPRMVTAELGEDFNFVDLMATQVETSRYDVGGKFVADDNYDAFIYSDRNIFRPGETAHLSAVLRTASLETVTDVPVNIKVISPTGKTLESYQKKLNEQGSFELAVDIPSFAQTGQYVAELYTGSDKFLSSYRFSVEEFVPDKIRVNLAADKQTLEPGTPLKIEVSSEYLFGTPAAGHKYEMDVRLRHQPFRSSKFPNYDFASYSNQDSYMDNDFFEGKLNDEGKATITYNFPAQIQSGGFVKGTASVSVFDVTGRTVSRSVDFNAYPSKSFIGIRSAGYYFGTNKDLSFDLVAVGPDDKQISSLDVEVELVRMEWRTVLEKSNYSGQYQYRSVKKEVSEWKKPLKLSSTSQAYTFRTNESGEHELRISKRGSSDYVKKNFYAYRWGDATASSFEINKEGQVEIILDKKTYKPGEQAKALFVAPFTGKMLVTIEREKVMEHFYVDMDKNSLEIPIPLNDQYVPNVYITATLFRPHSADDNVPFLVGHGYATVEVTQPSNKLEVSISAPEGKVKPRTTQYVTVKAGAGQDIFVTLAAVDEGILQVKNFKTPDPYEYMYARRRLSVESFDLYQYLLPEIASVRSSPAGGDENESAKRLNPIKSKRFQLVSQWSGIKRTNSSGEVRIPVEIPQYNGEIRLMAVAYQGKRFGSAEKAMKVSDDVILQPSVPRFLTVNDSLVIPVTVMNTTAKAGNVSVKMNVAGTMKISSNSSQSVNVPANGSATAQFVLLTGKETGTGKLTFESSGLDNVKEEIEIGIRPSAPFVVESEWNTLKAGETKTVKINEKFLAGTRTTHLTISSFPAVKFSQHLRYLVGYPHGCLEQTTSQLFPQLYFNELASLVAADLYKRGNPVYYVKEGIKKLEGMQRYDGSFSYWSNGTYYNWWGSVYATHFLVEAEKAGYEVDKNVLNKALDFLSKKAVTKSTFQYVSYNGDVRATYQIADKEIVYSLYVLSLAGRADVSTMNYYRARPELLSGDAKYLLAGAFALNNNYNVYNEILPKTFEPEACRRTSGGSFDSEVRANAIMLNVLLDVDPSNKRIPQMVKYLSGMGDKIWSTQDRSWTFLALGKAAGKQSGSDVDVEVLVDGKSVRKITSRSENIPAELLNGKEITLKATGSGETYAFWSTEGVPLNGVKEVDDGMSVRRTYFSRFGNETTTFSQGDLIVAEISLTGGEQSVENIVISDLVPAGFEIENPRISTSADLVWVNEAKDQFTPAYMDVRDDRLILFTDLPAKKVQKYYYMLRVVNTGTFQLPAIGAEAMYDPAYKSYHGAGVVRVGR
- a CDS encoding ATP-binding protein is translated as MKSAIKEIDNHPKVRLTILLGFILALTAVASMSFFAYNNVKDLAFSLQIAINPDTFYNELGRLEKSLIKSNESVKNYAFTREPATLSSYELENDAILLKLKNLDRFTVGNTNQSEAIHVINDLILGLMNINDSIIYLGDEKGEVIKMFTDFTQDQIQELSKKDFKEESLISAVPEIKPRPQVQTKEEEVTETEDTSEETKKTKRNWISFRTKSRKKKIITEEPPVKLPEPDTIIIYDSITYKPKFNTEVIPAKEIEKLKATTDDKISEVAFRQSILTDSIIELTERGNLQMTRIRVEFEKLNKAKEIEKGNIVVDAGVLVDKTLFQLKVFGSVLIFVFALLLGVIYADMNHNHRLQAGLVKEKARAEKLGKAKEEFLANMSHEIRTPMNAVIGFAEQMAETPLTYDQRKFLNPIRNSAKYLLGLINDILDYSKIESGNFRLETIGFRPTQVIESVKDTFSHSAASKGISLICETQGDLPEVVKGDPLRVKQMLFNLVSNAIKFTLEGEVRLTVSAGDITSGQKILKFEVADTGVGIPQKSMDKIFMDFEQADNTTTRKYGGTGLGLSITKKLAEMMNGEIAVTSEEGIGTKVLLSIPFTQGTEADLVETITAKARQTGLLTGKKALIADDEPYNRLLIKTIMDKWGVLADVVENGKEVMFHLDRSPAYDFILMDLQMPEMDGFETSSNIRNQLRLQLPILALTATATPSEIQTIESNGMNGYLLKPFDQSELYGRLVSLLGLNGNDMSVESNKNQPEEPSFSPTGQNTYNLDQLFHLANQDKTFVVSMLNIFISNATSNLEKLTKGASAADWDTVSMSAHKMIPPSRHLGLDGIVEKLKAIELDTQSRSNLEKIPGDVESVSKEIEEVLVEIRKDVERLSS